The genome window AATCCACCAGTGAACGGCGAGGATTACGAGCGCGTTCCTGGAAATGTTTCGCAGAATCCCTTTGGCGATTCGTATGGGCGCGATATTCGGTAGTTTGTCAGCAACTATGAATGTGGCAATAAGTCCGGCGATGCCGAAAAAGGAACTGGCAAGAAAAAATCCCAAACTCTTTCCAAGGACGTTGTTCATGATGCTGAAATTCGGGTCAGGATTTTCGACAAATGCATAGAGAACGAATGAAATGAGGGCGATGCCTGCTGTCAATAAGGTCCCCGAGCAGCGTTGAAGGGCTGTGTATTGTATGTCATTGCTGGAGCGAAACCCAAAGCAATCTCTAGATAAATTCTTTATCGGCTCGCGGCAAATCCATCCGCACGTAAAAAAGAATAGCACCGTCAAGTCGCGCTCGATTCCAAACGGCAGGCGAATATGATTTTTGTACAGGAGCCAACCTGCAATAAGGCTTGCAATGGCAATTCCCGCAACAGTCATTCTGGAGCGAAGCGACGGAATCCATGATTCAATCCGTTTGCTAATTACCATCACCCCGTAAAACATCAGGCTTACGCTATACAGCGTGAACACGAACCAGAGAGGCCCCGATCCGATCGAAGATTTTCCTGCAATGAAAATTTTGGCGAGGTTCCAGTAGAGGTAATCCCACACGCCCGTAATTTCGGGCTTGATATTCATTATGGTCATGCGCGGAGCCCGCGGGAACCATTCAAAGTGGTATAGAACGGGATCTAGTGCCAGGAACAGCAACGAAAGCAAAATATAGGGAATCAGCAGGACGCGCGTTTTATGGATAAAGTAACTTTTGAAGTCGGAAAAACGTCGCGTGCTGAAAAGCATTCCCGAAATAAAGAAGAATGCCGACATGCGGAGCGCGCTCAAGTGCAACATTCCCATGCTTACATTCGAGAAACTTTGTTCGATATGGTAAAAACAGACGAGCAACAACACGAATCCCTTGAATTCGTCAATCCACCCAATTCTTGTAGCCTTGTCGCTCATGCCGTTTGATTGTCCTGCCGGACTCTTTGTCGTCTTCGCGTTTGTATCTCGGCCCTGTGCTGGGATAACCGATTAATACCATCTACTTTCGTCTGCAATTGTCGTCATCGGCCCGTGTCCGGGGAATACGACCGTCTCTTTCGGGAGCGTCAGGAGCTTGCTTTTGATTCCACGCACGAGTGCATCTTCATCGCCGCCGAACAAGTCGCTGCGTCCGCGGCTCCCTGCAAACAGAATGTCTCCGGGGAACAGGAGCGGCGGTACATTCTTCTGGCCGTTGACTTCGCCCGGGTTTTCGCAGTAAAACGCGATGCCGCCGGGGGAGTGCCCGGCCACATGAATCACTTGCAAGCGAATGCCGGGCACCTCGACGGCATCGCCCTCGGCAAGGTAATTGCCGAGTCCGGGCGACGGTTCCCGCAGCGGAAGCCCGAACATCTGGCTCTGCTCTTCTTGCAAATCCAAAAGGAAGGCGTCCTCTTCGTGCGCTTCGGGCTGCACCCCATAAGTCTTGGCGATAAACGCATTGCCCAATACGTGGTCCAAATGCAGGTGCGTGTTCAGCAGGTGGCGCACGGTCAGGTTGTTTGTGGCGATATAGTTCGCCAACGCCGCTTCCTCGCGTTCGTTGCTGACGCTCGGGTCAATCAGAATAGCATCTCCGGTATCGTTGCTTAAAACGAAACCGTTGACTCCGAACGGATTGAACACAAAGGGCTTGAGTTTCATGGCGTCCTTCCTGAGGATTATTGTCTTCTAGTGTTTCTTTTTCTTCTTGTGCATCCGCCGAATCCGCTTGAGATCGTTCATTGAAATCTCGTGCAGTATGTCCATGACGCGTTCGCGGGCGTATGACTTGTTGAGCTTACGGTGCGTGACGTAATCCAGCAGGCACACACATAAAAGTAACAATCCGACAAAAACGGAAAGTGCAATCGGCCAGAGGTGAACCGAAAATTTTGTGGCGATAAGACCGAATGCAGGCGGCATCAGTATGGAGCCTACATAGGATCCTGCCAACTGAATGCTGATGGCTTGGCTTGAAACGGTTTCTCCGAACCGTGCTGGAGTCGCGTGGATAAGAGACGGGTAGACGGGAGCGCATCCGAGGCCGAGTAAGCAGATGCAGACGGGCATGACCCATAACGGAAGTGGCATCGAAAGTACGAAACACCCTGCGATGACGACAAATATTCCTGCGTAAATCAACCGGTGATCCGTAAATTTGATGGAAAAAAATCCGCTGATGATGCGGCCCGCCATCACTGACGCAAATAGCAACGAAACGCAGATGGCCCCGGTTTCGGGCTTGAATCCGCGTGCAATCAGGTAGGTTCCGCACCAGAGACTCGTCGAAATTTCGAGAGCGGAGTAAAAGAAGAAGGTCATGAACGAGAGCTTTATTCCGGGAATACGGATGACGTCTCGTAAGCGGGGGGCAATGTCATTATTGGAATTGTTACTTGGGGCGCCTTGAACGCTATTTCCGGCTTCGGTCTTTTTCCAAAGTGGAAGTGAAATAAGGATGGTCGCGAAAATCGCGGCCAGAAGAAGAGCCACGAGTTCGTAGGCTCCTCGCCAACCTTCTCCTGCAAAGATGGAAACCGACAGAAACGCGGGGCCGAGAGTCGCGCCAATTCCCCAGCTGGCATGCAACCAGTTCGTGTGTTTTGATTCTAGGTAAATGGCCGCGAAGTTGTTCATCGCCACATCGACTGCGCCTGCCCCGATCCCCATAGGAACCGCACACACGCAAAGGAAGATGAACGAATGGGCGAACCCGTAACCCATCGAGGCGATTGCCGTCAGAGCGATACTGTAGGCGACAAGTTTTCCTGTTCCTAAAAGGCGGATCAACCGCGGTGTAACGAGGCTGGAGATTATCGTGCCGATGGATACGATTATAGAAAGAAGCCCCGCTGCTGAAATGGGGGCTCCTAGGTCCTGTCGCATCAGAGGCCAGGCTGCACCGAGAATCGTGTCGGGTAAGCCAAGTCCAATGAATGCGGCGTAGATGACAACAAGCAAGAAAATCATCGAAGGTAATTTAAAAAAAGATTCCGGCTCGGAGGCCGGAATGATATACTAAGTTCTAAGAGCGTAGCGGTCTAAGTTCTGCAAACTGCGGCAACGCCGCCCTATCCCTTGATTTCCCAGGTCGTGCCTTCCTTGCTGTCCTTGATGACAACGTTCATCGCGGCGAGCTCGTCGCGGATGCGGTCACTTTCGGCCCAGTTCTTGGCGGCACGGGCTTCCTTACGGGCGGCTAACAGCGCTTCGATCTTTGCGACATCCACGCCGTCGTTGGCACCCTTCTTGGCATATTCTTCGCGAGGTTCGTCCAGCTTCAGACCGAAAATCTGGTCGAAGTCGGCAACGAGTGCTGCCTTTTCGCCGTCATCGATTTCGCTCTTGAGCATCGTGTTCATGATGCCGAGGGCTCGCGGCATGTTCAGGTCGTCGCCGATAGCGTCCTTGAATTCCTGCTGGAAAGCCTTGGCGGCATCGCTAGTGATTGCGGTTGCCTTGCCAATCAGCGGGTCCGTCTTCTTGTGCAAGCTCTTGAGGCCTTCCTTGGCGCCTTCCAAGGCTTCCCACGTGAAGTTCAGGTAGTTGCGGTAGTGGCTGCCAATGGCGAAGAAGCGGTAGTCCAGCGGGTTGAAGCTGCGGTCCATGAGGAGCGAAACCGTCAGGAATTCACCGCTGGACTTGCTCATCTTGCCGAACTTCTGCTCGGTGGTGCCGTCTTCCAGCTTTTCTTCGCTAGCGGTGCGCAGGAATTCGCCGTGCATCCAGAAACGGGCGAACGGGACGCCGTTCGCGCATTCGCTCTGGGCGATTTCGTTCGTGTGGTGCACGCGGATGTGGTCCGTACCGCCGCAGTGGATGTCGAGCGTCGGGCCGTTGTACTTCATGGCCATGGCGGAGCATTCGATGTGCCAGCCGGGGAAACCGACGCCCCACGGGCTGTCCCATTCCATGGCGCGCTTCTTGTCCTTCGGGCTGAACTTCCACAGAGCAAAGTCGGTGGCATTCTTCTTTTCGCCCATGTCGATGCGGCTACCCTTGCGGAGGTTTTCCACGTCCAGGCGAGCAAAGTCGGCGTAGCGCGGGAACTTGAGGCTGTCGAAGTAGATGCCGTCGCTGGTGCGGTAGGTGTAGCCCTTTTCTTCCAGGGTCTTCACCAGTTCAATCTGTTCCTGGATGTGCTGCGTGGCAGGAGTCCAGCGGGTCGGTTCCTGAATGTTTAAGCGATGCCAGTCGGCCATGAACGCGTCGGTGTAGAACTTTGCGATGTCCCAGACGGACTTGCCTTCGCGGGCGGCGCCCTTTTCCATCTTGTCGTCGCCGGAGTCCGCATCGCTGGTCAAGTGGCCCACATCGGTGATGTTCACGATGTGGTTCACCTTGTAGCCGTAGTACTTCAGCGTACGGACCAAAAAGTCTTCGAAAATGTAGGTGCGGAGGTTGCCGATGTGGGCGAAATGGTACACCGTCGGGCCACAACAGTACATGCGCACGGCGGGAACGCCTTCCGGGAGAGTGAATACTTCTTTCTTGCGCGATGCGGTGTTGTAGAACTGTAGAGCCATTTTAGCCTCCGGTTAAATGCGACGCAACATGCGCCGTTCGCGCCCAAATATAAAAAAATAGTGGAGGCCGTTTCGCCCTATTTTAGGAACAGCTCTCTTTCGCCAGTAAGGCTGTGAGTAAGAATAACTGGTCAAACGGGAATCTCCTGAAAACGTTGGCGATTCCGTCAGGGTATTTTTTGATGTCTTCAAGAATCATAGTCCCTAAAATATACTACGAAATTGTTACATAATTAACCCTGGAGGCATAAAATGGCCCTTTTTTGCCAAATTTCGCAAGGAATGGTTGTTTTTTTAAAAATTTTGAGCCATTTTGTAAAAAAAAAGTTATTTTAAGTTCGGTATGTTGGTGATGACTCTTTTGACGTGCTGTTGATGCGCGTATCCGGATGTCTCCCGCATCATTGAACTATCTTTGGGACGAAGTTGTGTAAGGATTGAATTATGTTTTTTGCTAGTCGTTTGAAGGCGGGCTTTACCCTAGTTGAGGTTCTCGTGGTGGTATCCATCATCGGACTTCTTTCTGCTATGGGTGTCGCAAATTTGTCGAGTGCCGTGGCCAATAATCGTGCTAGGGGTGCTGTCGAGGAATTGTCGGCCTTTTTCTTCCAGGCCTCAACCCTGACAAAGCAACGGTCCGATTCGCTCTGTATTGTGCTTGTGGTTGATGAACTGCAGCTGCGTAAATACAATACCGCTAATTCGCAATGTGGTGGATCATTGAGTGATTTTCCTGTTCTTCGTCGTTTAAAATTTGACCAGGATTATTCTTATATAACGCCACCTGTACCGTCGAGTTTAAGTGCTGCGGTAGGTGGTTTTAAAGAAACTCCCAAAGATTGGACAAAGACGGCTGTGATTTTTATACCCAAGATTGGTTTGAATCCTACTGCAGAAGAAGGTGTTCTTGTTGTTAAAATCAATGATTCTAGACTTGCAGCTGTTGTTAAGAATCAAGCGAAAAATAGCTTTCAATCACTTATTAGCTTTGACGGAGGCGCCTCATGGTTTTCTCATCAATAAATAATAAGCGAGGGGTCGGTATTGTAGAAGCACTGATCGCAAGTGCGGTTCTTGGAATAATGTTGGTGGCGCTCCTTAATTTCCAGTCGGGCAACAGGGATACACTGTTGCGCATTCGAGGTAGAGACGGTGCCGTTGCCGTGGCTCATAACGTGATGGATTCTCTCAATGCCGTTGGCTTGACTGCGGTTGAACTGCCTGAAGGGAATACAGGTAGCCGCTGCGTTACAGAAGGCCCTTATATGGCGGTGGCCTGTAATAATGAACCCGATGCGGATAAGAAGATCTATGCGTTGAAGATTAACCATCAAATGGAATGGAAAGGGTCTCCTGGGTTAGTCGAACATACGATGCGTGTTGATTATCGTGTTTGCTTGTGTGTTACAGACGAAGGGTATGTAAGCCAGGAAACATCCGACCTTCGTAATGAAACGCATGTCTATGCCAAACGATTGGATGTTAAGGTCCAGTGGCCCTTTAAGAGTTCTGTGCAAATGGTTTCTTTGACGGGGGTGATCAGATGAAAAAAGGTTTTACCCTCGTAGAACTGCTTGTTTACATGGCTGTTATTGGGGTTATCGTTCTTGTGGCGGGCCAAGCTTTTGTTGATGCGACAAAGTTCAATGTGCGCACCCGTAATATGATTACGGCGGCAGAGCAGTCGAATGATATTTCCGGATTGCTGAAAGAAGATCTCGCTCAAATGGGAACTAAGTCTTGGAAAGAGGATGTTAGCGGTATTGCTACGTTCCATATAGACAGCAATGTGTTTATGAGTGTTGGCCCTAGTGTGAGTGTCGTCGACTCTTCGTCGTATGAATTGATTAGAGAAGCCGAAGAAGAACGCTCGGGCGATTCCTTAAGATTTAGGAAGATGGCCTATAATGAAAGCGGAGCCTTTATCGGTGTCCAGGAAGTTACTTGGTCGTTGCGGAATTATAATGTAAGTGATAGTACCGGAACTCTAATTCGTTCGTGTAAAACGATATCTGGAACGGGAACGGGGGATTGTCCTAAGGATGATGTTGTAGAAGTTACCATTGCTGAAGATGTTAGCAAATTTTTTATAACGCCTTCTATTCCGGGCCCTGCAGAAGTGGGGGCATCATCTTCTTCTACAGTCCTTGGCGAAGACGGCATAATTTTCCCGGAACCAGGTTCCTCTTCTTCTTCGGAAATTCGGTTTAGATTGCTGCCTCGTTCTGGCAACCTTGCCGATGTTGCCTCGGGAAAATTGTATAGATTTGTGGGCTCTGTGTCGCCTACAGATGGTGGCGAAACGATTACGGTTTCCAATATGGAAACGAACTTTAGTGAATCAGAAACGCCTGTTTCTGTCCACAATGTGACATCTCTCTATGTGGCTGAGATTGCTGAAACCCCTGCTGGCCCAATTGGCTCTGAGGATTGGAAGACGAAGTGCTATGAGTTCACCTTTAAGCCTGGAGACGTCTATTCGTTTGAATTCCGTTTGAGTTATATGACCAATAACATGCGGTTGTTCCAGCCGGGTAAAGATTTGTTCGCTTTGGGGTTGCGTAAAAAGCATGACGGGTCGCGAATAGCGACGGCAAAAGTGAACGACTTTATGATTTACCCTCCGACAAGCATGAATGCGACTCAGTACCGATACGGAAAGTTCTCGGTGGCGGGAACGGCTCCTGTAAAAGCGTGCCTAGCCTTTACGATTGCCTTGTATTCTCCTCTGACAGATCAGGGCTCCATATCGATAAAGAAATTCCACGTGAAAAAGGAATTGGCGGAAACTTATCATTTCCCGACAGGTGCTGGATTTTATAGCTACAATCCCGATGATCCCGAAGAAAAAAAACTTGTTAAGGCGTTTATGATTCGCATGGAAATCAATCGCCATCGCGAAAAAAGCGTTCT of Fibrobacter sp. UWH4 contains these proteins:
- a CDS encoding PilW family protein; translation: MKKGFTLVELLVYMAVIGVIVLVAGQAFVDATKFNVRTRNMITAAEQSNDISGLLKEDLAQMGTKSWKEDVSGIATFHIDSNVFMSVGPSVSVVDSSSYELIREAEEERSGDSLRFRKMAYNESGAFIGVQEVTWSLRNYNVSDSTGTLIRSCKTISGTGTGDCPKDDVVEVTIAEDVSKFFITPSIPGPAEVGASSSSTVLGEDGIIFPEPGSSSSSEIRFRLLPRSGNLADVASGKLYRFVGSVSPTDGGETITVSNMETNFSESETPVSVHNVTSLYVAEIAETPAGPIGSEDWKTKCYEFTFKPGDVYSFEFRLSYMTNNMRLFQPGKDLFALGLRKKHDGSRIATAKVNDFMIYPPTSMNATQYRYGKFSVAGTAPVKACLAFTIALYSPLTDQGSISIKKFHVKKELAETYHFPTGAGFYSYNPDDPEEKKLVKAFMIRMEINRHREKSVLKTEIHVPSNGVKATATE
- a CDS encoding MBL fold metallo-hydrolase; the encoded protein is MKLKPFVFNPFGVNGFVLSNDTGDAILIDPSVSNEREEAALANYIATNNLTVRHLLNTHLHLDHVLGNAFIAKTYGVQPEAHEEDAFLLDLQEEQSQMFGLPLREPSPGLGNYLAEGDAVEVPGIRLQVIHVAGHSPGGIAFYCENPGEVNGQKNVPPLLFPGDILFAGSRGRSDLFGGDEDALVRGIKSKLLTLPKETVVFPGHGPMTTIADESRWY
- the cysS gene encoding cysteine--tRNA ligase, whose translation is MALQFYNTASRKKEVFTLPEGVPAVRMYCCGPTVYHFAHIGNLRTYIFEDFLVRTLKYYGYKVNHIVNITDVGHLTSDADSGDDKMEKGAAREGKSVWDIAKFYTDAFMADWHRLNIQEPTRWTPATQHIQEQIELVKTLEEKGYTYRTSDGIYFDSLKFPRYADFARLDVENLRKGSRIDMGEKKNATDFALWKFSPKDKKRAMEWDSPWGVGFPGWHIECSAMAMKYNGPTLDIHCGGTDHIRVHHTNEIAQSECANGVPFARFWMHGEFLRTASEEKLEDGTTEQKFGKMSKSSGEFLTVSLLMDRSFNPLDYRFFAIGSHYRNYLNFTWEALEGAKEGLKSLHKKTDPLIGKATAITSDAAKAFQQEFKDAIGDDLNMPRALGIMNTMLKSEIDDGEKAALVADFDQIFGLKLDEPREEYAKKGANDGVDVAKIEALLAARKEARAAKNWAESDRIRDELAAMNVVIKDSKEGTTWEIKG
- a CDS encoding Tfp pilus assembly protein FimT/FimU, whose protein sequence is MFFASRLKAGFTLVEVLVVVSIIGLLSAMGVANLSSAVANNRARGAVEELSAFFFQASTLTKQRSDSLCIVLVVDELQLRKYNTANSQCGGSLSDFPVLRRLKFDQDYSYITPPVPSSLSAAVGGFKETPKDWTKTAVIFIPKIGLNPTAEEGVLVVKINDSRLAAVVKNQAKNSFQSLISFDGGASWFSHQ
- a CDS encoding acyltransferase: MSDKATRIGWIDEFKGFVLLLVCFYHIEQSFSNVSMGMLHLSALRMSAFFFISGMLFSTRRFSDFKSYFIHKTRVLLIPYILLSLLFLALDPVLYHFEWFPRAPRMTIMNIKPEITGVWDYLYWNLAKIFIAGKSSIGSGPLWFVFTLYSVSLMFYGVMVISKRIESWIPSLRSRMTVAGIAIASLIAGWLLYKNHIRLPFGIERDLTVLFFFTCGWICREPIKNLSRDCFGFRSSNDIQYTALQRCSGTLLTAGIALISFVLYAFVENPDPNFSIMNNVLGKSLGFFLASSFFGIAGLIATFIVADKLPNIAPIRIAKGILRNISRNALVILAVHWWILLVLRIVFKSELDKPGTAYLSAIIVTVAVTIAIPIFRCKLYKLLGKEKVSVRESLRIRD
- a CDS encoding sugar MFS transporter, which encodes MIFLLVVIYAAFIGLGLPDTILGAAWPLMRQDLGAPISAAGLLSIIVSIGTIISSLVTPRLIRLLGTGKLVAYSIALTAIASMGYGFAHSFIFLCVCAVPMGIGAGAVDVAMNNFAAIYLESKHTNWLHASWGIGATLGPAFLSVSIFAGEGWRGAYELVALLLAAIFATILISLPLWKKTEAGNSVQGAPSNNSNNDIAPRLRDVIRIPGIKLSFMTFFFYSALEISTSLWCGTYLIARGFKPETGAICVSLLFASVMAGRIISGFFSIKFTDHRLIYAGIFVVIAGCFVLSMPLPLWVMPVCICLLGLGCAPVYPSLIHATPARFGETVSSQAISIQLAGSYVGSILMPPAFGLIATKFSVHLWPIALSVFVGLLLLCVCLLDYVTHRKLNKSYARERVMDILHEISMNDLKRIRRMHKKKKKH